One window of Eisenibacter elegans DSM 3317 genomic DNA carries:
- a CDS encoding WG repeat-containing protein yields MLQQVSVRWALALCLLLIQTATYAQTLYPFPNDDGLWGYVDHTGAYQIAPQYLGASLFVEGRAFVTLPSDVNQDLYLSQITCIDHTGKVYYQWPMAGNTAGMLLLNIGRYLMPGAGLITKPYVSEETSVNQQYVYYDYNSGMLRLSITTECTYMCYATAFDSGRAFIGLNDSTKACIDLEGNIRWTVSTPANGVGDLYQSAFDGGIAVQHIEKAEWGEWQIIDIDGKVVFYPLDTTQWHIDEISHPSEGYCFVVAYAKTPSNKELDYTELAYFIVNLNTRQVSPLKDLKLHYSSPITYVIGYEFSEGLALVQTYSGELTNGIQQTYIRPDGSLVEFDPTTDALGYPQKTLFQQTEYENANLIGGLYKDGLAPWVVYRYTDTNTEYKVFYIDNQGKAKFVSGWLKE; encoded by the coding sequence ATGCTACAACAAGTAAGTGTGCGCTGGGCTTTAGCTCTCTGCCTGTTATTAATCCAAACGGCTACCTATGCCCAGACGCTTTACCCTTTCCCCAATGACGACGGACTTTGGGGCTATGTAGACCACACAGGGGCGTATCAGATTGCCCCACAGTATTTGGGAGCTTCGCTTTTTGTGGAGGGGCGGGCTTTTGTAACCCTGCCCAGCGATGTTAATCAGGACTTATACCTGTCCCAAATCACTTGTATCGACCACACCGGCAAGGTGTATTACCAATGGCCTATGGCCGGCAATACAGCGGGCATGCTGCTCCTCAATATAGGGCGCTACTTGATGCCCGGCGCTGGACTCATCACCAAGCCCTATGTTTCTGAAGAGACTTCTGTCAATCAGCAGTATGTCTATTATGACTACAACAGCGGCATGCTACGCCTGAGCATTACCACTGAGTGTACATATATGTGTTATGCTACAGCTTTTGATAGCGGAAGGGCTTTCATCGGGCTAAACGATAGTACCAAGGCCTGTATCGACTTGGAGGGAAACATCCGCTGGACAGTCTCAACACCTGCCAACGGCGTGGGAGACTTGTATCAAAGTGCCTTCGATGGCGGAATAGCAGTACAACATATAGAAAAGGCTGAGTGGGGCGAATGGCAAATTATTGATATAGACGGAAAAGTAGTTTTTTATCCATTGGATACCACTCAGTGGCATATCGACGAAATCAGCCACCCTTCTGAGGGCTACTGTTTTGTGGTGGCTTATGCCAAAACTCCTTCTAACAAGGAGCTTGATTACACCGAATTGGCGTATTTTATAGTCAACCTCAACACCCGACAAGTTAGCCCACTAAAAGACCTAAAGCTACACTATAGCTCGCCCATTACATATGTGATAGGCTATGAGTTTAGTGAAGGCTTGGCCTTGGTACAAACATACTCTGGCGAGCTTACTAACGGCATACAGCAAACATATATCCGACCGGATGGCTCTCTGGTCGAATTTGATCCTACTACTGATGCGCTAGGGTATCCTCAAAAAACACTGTTTCAGCAAACCGAGTACGAAAACGCAAACCTCATCGGAGGGCTATATAAGGACGGGCTTGCGCCTTGGGTGGTGTATAGGTATACCGATACTAACACAGAATACAAGGTTTTTTATATCGATAATCAGGGAAAAGCAAAGTTCGTATCAGGGTGGCTAAAAGAATAG
- the meaB gene encoding methylmalonyl Co-A mutase-associated GTPase MeaB, giving the protein MSSPKRHSAQTYIDGILAQDRVLLSQAITVVESTLASDEALAQEILEQVLPHTGKAIRVGITGVPGVGKSTFIEALGTYLTDTLGHHLAVLAIDPSSQRSRGSILGDKTRMEQLGMNPRAYIRPSPAGKSLGGVARRTREAMLLCEAAGFEVLFIETVGVGQSETMVHGMVDFFLLLLLAGAGDELQGIKKGIMEMADLLAINKADGKNLAAARLAQLEYQNALHLFPPAASGWWPQVLTCSALEQSGIAELWEQVRAYEAHTQANGYWQQRRQAQNLDWMYRSISHKLESDFYDHPQVQTLLKALSKEVSEGLRSPSHAANELLQIYRRYTKI; this is encoded by the coding sequence GTGTCTTCACCCAAACGACATAGCGCCCAAACTTATATCGACGGTATCTTGGCTCAAGACCGCGTATTGCTCAGCCAAGCCATTACAGTAGTAGAAAGTACCTTGGCCAGTGATGAAGCCTTGGCTCAGGAAATTTTGGAGCAGGTTTTGCCTCATACTGGCAAGGCTATCAGGGTTGGCATTACGGGCGTGCCGGGAGTGGGGAAAAGTACCTTTATCGAAGCCCTAGGCACCTACCTGACCGATACCTTGGGGCATCATCTAGCCGTATTGGCCATAGACCCCAGCAGCCAGCGTAGCAGGGGCAGTATCTTAGGCGACAAGACGCGGATGGAGCAACTCGGGATGAACCCAAGAGCCTATATTCGCCCCTCGCCGGCGGGCAAATCCTTGGGGGGGGTCGCACGCCGTACCAGAGAGGCGATGTTGCTTTGTGAGGCCGCCGGATTTGAAGTATTGTTTATCGAAACAGTAGGCGTAGGCCAGTCAGAGACCATGGTACACGGAATGGTCGACTTTTTCCTGCTCTTGCTCTTGGCAGGAGCCGGCGACGAGCTACAGGGTATCAAAAAGGGGATTATGGAAATGGCCGACCTCTTGGCCATCAACAAAGCCGATGGCAAAAATCTCGCCGCCGCACGCCTCGCCCAACTGGAATACCAAAATGCGCTGCATCTTTTCCCTCCGGCAGCTTCTGGTTGGTGGCCACAAGTACTTACCTGTTCGGCATTGGAGCAATCAGGTATTGCCGAGCTCTGGGAGCAGGTACGGGCTTACGAAGCCCACACCCAAGCCAACGGCTATTGGCAACAACGCCGCCAAGCCCAAAACCTCGACTGGATGTACCGCAGCATTAGCCACAAGCTGGAAAGTGATTTCTATGATCACCCACAGGTACAAACCTTGCTCAAAGCATTGAGTAAGGAAGTGTCTGAAGGCCTACGCTCCCCAAGCCACGCAGCTAATGAGTTGTTGCAGATTTACCGAAGGTATACCAAAATTTGA
- the accC gene encoding acetyl-CoA carboxylase biotin carboxylase subunit, producing the protein MFKKILIANRGEIALRIIRTCKEMGIKTVAVYSTADKESLHVRFADEAVCIGGPASKQSYLNIPHIIAAAEITNADAIHPGYGFLSENAEFSRICHEHNIKFIGASPEMIEKMGDKATAKDTMKTAGVPVIPGSDGLLSSLEEGRTLAKEVGYPVIIKATAGGGGRGMRIIREDSEFEKAWNSARTEAEAAFGNAGIYLEKFVEEPRHVEIQVAGDQYGNGCHLSERDCSIQRRHQKLVEETPSPIMTDELREAMGVAAVKAVEAIKYEGVGTIEFLVDKYRNFYFMEMNTRIQVEHPITEEVTSFDLIKEQIKLAAGERISGKNYYPQLYAIECRINAEDPANGFRPSPGKITNLHIPGGRGVRVDTHVYAGYSIPPNYDSMIAKLIVSAQTREEGLIRMKRALEEFVIEGIQTTIPFHIKLMENEQFKSGDYTTAFLDNLDLKEFLA; encoded by the coding sequence ATGTTCAAGAAAATACTCATTGCCAATCGAGGAGAAATCGCCCTGCGCATCATCCGTACCTGCAAGGAAATGGGCATCAAGACCGTGGCAGTATATTCTACTGCCGACAAAGAGAGCCTCCACGTGCGCTTTGCCGATGAGGCTGTCTGTATTGGCGGTCCAGCCAGCAAGCAATCTTATCTCAATATCCCGCACATCATTGCGGCGGCAGAAATCACCAATGCCGATGCGATTCACCCTGGGTACGGCTTTCTTTCCGAAAACGCCGAATTTTCGCGCATTTGCCACGAACACAACATCAAGTTCATTGGGGCATCGCCAGAAATGATTGAGAAAATGGGCGACAAAGCCACGGCCAAAGATACAATGAAAACTGCTGGTGTGCCTGTGATTCCCGGCTCCGATGGCTTGCTCAGCTCCCTCGAAGAGGGGCGCACTCTGGCCAAAGAAGTAGGCTATCCTGTTATTATCAAGGCTACTGCCGGTGGTGGTGGTCGTGGGATGCGTATCATCCGCGAAGACAGCGAGTTTGAAAAAGCTTGGAACAGCGCCCGTACTGAGGCCGAAGCTGCCTTTGGCAACGCAGGTATTTATCTTGAAAAATTTGTAGAAGAGCCGCGCCACGTTGAGATACAAGTAGCCGGCGACCAATACGGTAATGGCTGCCACTTGTCAGAAAGGGACTGCTCCATTCAGCGCCGCCACCAAAAACTGGTGGAAGAAACCCCCTCTCCTATTATGACCGATGAGCTACGCGAAGCGATGGGCGTAGCCGCCGTAAAAGCCGTAGAAGCCATCAAATATGAAGGTGTGGGTACGATAGAATTTTTGGTAGACAAATACCGAAACTTCTATTTTATGGAGATGAACACCCGGATCCAAGTAGAACACCCTATCACTGAGGAAGTTACTAGCTTTGACCTTATCAAGGAGCAAATCAAGCTTGCCGCAGGAGAACGCATTTCGGGCAAAAACTATTATCCTCAACTCTACGCCATTGAGTGTCGTATCAATGCGGAAGACCCTGCCAACGGCTTCCGTCCTTCGCCAGGCAAAATCACCAATCTCCATATCCCCGGAGGGCGCGGTGTGCGTGTCGATACCCACGTATATGCCGGCTATAGCATTCCACCCAACTACGACTCGATGATTGCCAAGCTCATCGTCAGTGCCCAAACACGCGAAGAGGGGCTGATTCGGATGAAGCGTGCCCTCGAAGAGTTTGTCATTGAAGGAATACAGACAACTATCCCGTTCCACATCAAGCTGATGGAAAACGAGCAGTTCAAGTCCGGCGATTATACGACCGCCTTCTTAGACAATCTTGACCTCAAAGAGTTTTTGGCCTAA
- the accB gene encoding acetyl-CoA carboxylase biotin carboxyl carrier protein, whose translation MKPKDIQDLIDFISKSGLDEVSIKTESFEISVKRSSSAVLVEAPKAVAPVASSPVTVAAPAETVAAPATTTPAAPAASEANLLTIKSPMIGTFYRSPNPESPSFVNVGDEVKAGQTVCIVEAMKLFNEIESEVSGRIVKVLVDNASPVEYDQPLFLVEPI comes from the coding sequence ATGAAACCAAAAGATATTCAAGACCTCATAGACTTTATCTCTAAGTCCGGCCTCGATGAGGTAAGCATCAAAACCGAAAGTTTTGAAATCAGCGTAAAGCGCAGCAGCAGCGCTGTTTTGGTAGAAGCGCCTAAAGCCGTGGCTCCAGTAGCCAGCAGCCCCGTAACAGTAGCCGCCCCTGCTGAAACAGTAGCCGCCCCCGCTACCACCACTCCGGCAGCTCCTGCGGCCAGCGAAGCAAACTTGCTGACCATCAAGTCGCCGATGATAGGTACTTTTTATCGTTCTCCTAACCCGGAATCCCCCTCTTTTGTCAATGTAGGCGACGAGGTGAAAGCTGGTCAGACAGTTTGTATTGTGGAGGCTATGAAGCTCTTCAACGAAATTGAATCAGAAGTTTCGGGCCGCATTGTCAAAGTATTGGTAGACAATGCCAGTCCTGTAGAATATGACCAGCCGCTGTTCTTGGTTGAGCCAATCTAA
- a CDS encoding beta-ketoacyl-ACP synthase III has protein sequence MTQTYARLSGVHTYTPEYILTNQELEKLVDTTDTWITERTGIKERRILKGEGLGTSHMATEAVKGLLAKTNTAPEEVELLICATTTPDFVFPATANLICDAVGIRNAFSYDVQAACSGFLYALSTASQFIKAGTYKKIVVVGADKMSSIIDYTDRATCIIFGDGAGAVLLEASEEPYGVLDFVLQSDGAGWVHLHQKAGGSRRPPNAETVAAREHFVYQEGAAVFKHAVKRMAEASGTIMERNQLRAEDIAWLVPHQANKRIIDATAQHMGLPADKVMLNIHKYGNTTNATIPLCLHDYEPQLKRGQNLVLAAFGGGFTWGAVYLKWAYDSQ, from the coding sequence ATGACTCAAACCTACGCACGCCTCAGCGGGGTTCATACCTATACCCCGGAGTATATCCTGACGAATCAAGAGCTGGAAAAACTGGTAGACACTACCGACACTTGGATTACCGAGCGTACCGGCATCAAGGAGCGCCGTATTCTCAAAGGAGAGGGCTTGGGTACGTCTCATATGGCTACCGAGGCCGTCAAAGGGTTGTTGGCCAAAACCAATACCGCTCCTGAGGAGGTAGAGTTGCTCATTTGCGCCACTACGACCCCCGACTTTGTGTTTCCGGCTACGGCCAACCTTATCTGCGATGCAGTGGGCATCCGCAATGCCTTCAGTTATGATGTGCAAGCGGCTTGCTCGGGCTTTTTGTATGCCCTTTCTACCGCCTCGCAGTTTATCAAAGCAGGGACTTATAAGAAAATAGTGGTAGTAGGCGCAGACAAGATGTCTTCTATCATAGACTATACCGACCGTGCAACTTGCATCATTTTTGGTGATGGCGCGGGAGCGGTCTTGCTCGAAGCCAGTGAAGAACCTTATGGCGTGCTGGACTTTGTGCTCCAATCAGACGGTGCCGGCTGGGTTCACCTCCACCAAAAAGCCGGAGGCAGCCGCCGCCCACCCAATGCCGAGACCGTAGCCGCCCGCGAACACTTTGTATACCAAGAGGGCGCAGCAGTATTCAAGCACGCTGTCAAGCGTATGGCCGAGGCCAGCGGTACTATTATGGAGCGTAACCAGCTTCGAGCCGAAGATATTGCTTGGCTCGTACCACATCAGGCCAACAAGCGTATCATTGATGCCACTGCCCAACATATGGGCTTGCCTGCCGACAAAGTGATGCTCAACATTCACAAATATGGCAATACGACCAACGCAACCATTCCGCTCTGTTTACACGACTACGAACCACAGCTCAAGCGCGGCCAAAACCTCGTCTTGGCAGCCTTTGGCGGCGGATTTACCTGGGGTGCTGTTTATCTCAAGTGGGCTTACGACAGCCAATAG
- the plsX gene encoding phosphate acyltransferase PlsX, whose amino-acid sequence MKIALDAMGGDFAPKAVVQGALLASKEVSKDTTLVLVGQEEAIRAEFTEGIPANVEIVDAPQVIGMAEHPTKALSQKPQSSISIGYQLLKNKEVDAFCSAGNTGAMLVGAIFSVQVISGVLRPTIISHVPKLDGSYGIILDVGANTDCKPEVLAQFGEIGAMYCQHVFKTDTPKVALLSLGEEEQKGNLHTQAAHQLLKKNERLNFVGNIEGRDLFNESADVIVCDGYVGNVVIKMAESYYEILKKQQYSNPFFDNFNYEVIGGSPVLGINGNVVIAHGVSNDKAICSAIMLSERLTQAELYQKIQHSLKEQNN is encoded by the coding sequence ATGAAAATTGCACTCGACGCAATGGGCGGCGATTTTGCCCCCAAAGCTGTAGTTCAAGGCGCTTTACTGGCTTCCAAAGAAGTCAGTAAAGACACCACCTTAGTTTTAGTCGGACAAGAAGAGGCCATCCGTGCCGAATTTACGGAGGGTATTCCGGCTAATGTCGAAATTGTAGATGCTCCCCAAGTAATTGGGATGGCCGAGCACCCTACCAAAGCCCTTTCACAAAAGCCTCAATCGAGCATCAGTATTGGCTACCAACTCCTCAAAAACAAAGAGGTAGACGCATTTTGCAGCGCCGGTAATACGGGCGCTATGTTGGTAGGCGCTATTTTTAGTGTACAGGTAATCTCCGGCGTATTGCGCCCTACTATTATCAGCCACGTACCCAAACTCGACGGAAGCTACGGCATCATCTTAGATGTAGGCGCTAACACCGACTGTAAGCCCGAAGTATTGGCGCAGTTTGGCGAAATAGGCGCTATGTATTGCCAACACGTCTTCAAGACAGACACCCCCAAAGTAGCCTTGCTAAGCCTCGGAGAAGAGGAGCAAAAAGGCAATCTCCACACACAAGCCGCGCACCAACTGCTCAAGAAAAACGAGCGCCTCAATTTTGTAGGCAATATCGAAGGGCGTGACCTCTTCAACGAATCTGCCGACGTGATTGTCTGTGACGGATATGTGGGTAATGTGGTCATCAAGATGGCTGAATCGTATTACGAAATTCTCAAAAAACAACAGTACAGCAACCCCTTCTTTGATAACTTCAACTATGAAGTCATCGGAGGAAGCCCCGTACTTGGTATCAATGGTAATGTCGTGATAGCACACGGCGTGTCTAATGATAAGGCTATTTGTAGCGCCATTATGCTGTCTGAAAGGCTGACACAAGCAGAGTTGTACCAAAAAATACAACACTCGCTCAAAGAACAGAATAACTAA
- the rpmF gene encoding 50S ribosomal protein L32 — translation MAHPKRKISKTRRDKRRTHYKATAKNVVLCPETGEPHLRHRAYVVDGDLYYKGKKVVEEFVSVA, via the coding sequence ATGGCACATCCTAAGCGTAAAATATCAAAAACCCGCCGCGATAAACGCCGCACCCACTATAAAGCTACTGCCAAAAATGTAGTGCTATGCCCCGAAACCGGCGAGCCTCATTTGCGCCACCGCGCTTACGTAGTAGATGGTGATTTGTACTACAAAGGCAAGAAAGTAGTTGAAGAATTCGTGTCAGTTGCGTAA
- a CDS encoding YceD family protein: protein MKASAFDITISTLKNTQHEFSFVADETLFEGTAHTSVEKAQLKIALVLDKSETMLHLHFNIEGSLTLLCDRSLEPFEHSIAVKQQLIWQFGDTPETITDELEIIDRQTAVINVSQPVYEFVLLAIPMKKLHPRFRNEADDDTVEETLIYSSENTPASPDEDSPIDSRWEALRKLKNSQSN, encoded by the coding sequence GTGAAAGCATCGGCTTTTGATATTACCATCAGCACCCTCAAGAATACCCAGCACGAATTCAGTTTCGTTGCTGATGAGACATTGTTTGAGGGTACTGCGCATACTTCTGTAGAAAAAGCGCAGCTCAAAATCGCTTTGGTTTTGGATAAAAGCGAAACCATGCTGCACCTCCACTTCAATATAGAAGGCAGTTTGACTTTGCTCTGCGACCGCAGCCTAGAGCCGTTTGAGCATTCCATTGCGGTAAAACAGCAGTTGATATGGCAGTTTGGGGATACTCCCGAGACCATTACTGATGAGCTAGAAATTATTGACCGCCAAACAGCTGTCATCAATGTATCACAGCCTGTTTATGAGTTTGTGCTTTTGGCCATTCCGATGAAAAAGCTGCACCCTCGCTTCCGTAATGAAGCCGATGATGACACCGTAGAGGAGACCCTCATCTATAGCTCCGAAAACACCCCTGCTAGCCCAGACGAGGATAGCCCTATAGACAGCCGCTGGGAAGCGCTTCGCAAGCTTAAAAACTCGCAATCCAATTGA
- a CDS encoding RNA recognition motif domain-containing protein, whose amino-acid sequence MNIFVARLNYETQESDLRSLFESYGEVKSVKIIIDKFTGTSKGFGFVEMMDDQDGQNAINALNNTQLDGRTIVVKVAEPRESRQSSYSPRNNNRY is encoded by the coding sequence ATGAACATTTTCGTAGCAAGACTGAATTATGAGACCCAAGAAAGCGACCTTCGCTCCTTGTTTGAATCTTATGGTGAAGTAAAATCTGTTAAAATCATCATCGACAAATTCACCGGTACTTCAAAAGGCTTCGGTTTTGTTGAAATGATGGACGACCAAGATGGTCAAAACGCTATCAATGCCCTCAATAACACTCAATTGGATGGCAGAACAATCGTAGTGAAAGTAGCTGAACCTCGCGAAAGCCGCCAGTCTTCTTACTCTCCCCGTAACAATAACCGCTATTAA
- a CDS encoding TetR/AcrR family transcriptional regulator, with protein MKTRDKILSTALELFNTHGITAISGRDISEAMGISYGNLTYHFPKKDDIIRQLYLNMQTELDEQFGYVEKQIFGVAFMMASLRQIFEILYKYKFIYLGITKVARHFSEIKEHAQMQFNKRREMMRKIADFLIREGYLTPEQYSGQYDFTIHNLQIILHSWIADAEIFHQGSENERVEYYLQLFYNCYRPLLSDKGRRLFEEAIQTYRQTYHNNTGFSVNSPK; from the coding sequence ATGAAAACACGCGATAAAATCTTGTCCACGGCTCTAGAGCTTTTCAATACACACGGCATTACGGCCATTTCGGGTCGCGACATTAGTGAAGCTATGGGTATCAGCTATGGTAACCTAACTTATCATTTTCCTAAAAAAGATGACATCATCCGTCAGCTGTATCTCAATATGCAAACAGAGCTAGATGAACAGTTTGGCTATGTCGAAAAACAAATTTTTGGCGTAGCCTTTATGATGGCCAGCCTTCGGCAGATATTCGAAATACTCTACAAATACAAGTTTATCTACTTGGGCATCACCAAAGTAGCGCGTCATTTTAGTGAAATTAAGGAACACGCACAGATGCAGTTCAACAAACGAAGGGAGATGATGCGCAAAATTGCCGACTTCTTGATTCGGGAGGGTTATCTTACACCAGAACAATATTCAGGGCAATACGATTTTACGATTCATAACCTCCAAATCATTTTGCATTCTTGGATTGCTGATGCGGAGATTTTCCATCAAGGTTCTGAAAATGAACGTGTTGAATATTATCTACAGCTTTTCTACAACTGCTATCGCCCACTGCTTTCTGACAAAGGCCGGCGGCTTTTCGAAGAAGCTATACAAACCTATCGCCAAACTTACCACAACAATACAGGGTTTAGCGTAAACAGCCCAAAATAA
- a CDS encoding acyl-CoA dehydrogenase family protein, with protein sequence MDAYYFNEEHRLFREGVRQFLAKEVIPHVDQWEKDGRVPKELWLKFGEMGYLGLNFPEEYGGMDADFWYSVVFLEELARCFSGGLAIIPTAHQYMALPYIAKVGSEFLKDKYLRKGISGEWLSSIAITEPSAGSDAAAIKTTARREGDYYIVNGSKTFITNGVYGDFLITVVKTNPAAGSAGVSLLVIDRHAEGVSANKLNKLGWHASDTAELFFENVKVPVENLIGEEGKGFYYLMGGLQLERLAGAVAATAASDFALKYALEYMGQREAFGRTINKFQALRHRVADMAAEIESTKYFVYHACRMHSDGHYAVKEASMAKLLATELSDKTMYKALQFFGGYGFIEDYKIARMFRDSRVGTIGGGSSEIMREIIAKMVIDDVQYDSAIGKPKADKPVYTAAQIMEGLPKRFKSEKAAQYEGVFHFDLQGEGGGQFTVVLSKGDCRVESGLHGSPNCVLQTEAGVYVAVETGQINAQEAFMSGKIKASNPMEMMTFGGLFKKL encoded by the coding sequence ATGGACGCATATTATTTCAATGAAGAGCACCGCCTGTTTAGAGAGGGCGTGCGTCAGTTTTTGGCCAAGGAGGTCATCCCACACGTAGACCAGTGGGAGAAGGATGGGCGTGTGCCCAAGGAGCTGTGGCTCAAATTTGGTGAAATGGGCTATCTGGGGCTGAATTTCCCAGAGGAGTATGGCGGCATGGATGCCGATTTTTGGTATTCTGTAGTATTTCTGGAAGAGCTGGCGCGGTGTTTCTCAGGCGGCCTCGCAATTATCCCTACCGCACATCAGTATATGGCCTTGCCCTATATTGCCAAGGTAGGCAGCGAATTCCTGAAAGACAAGTACCTGCGCAAGGGCATCAGTGGCGAGTGGCTCAGTTCGATAGCCATTACGGAGCCATCGGCAGGCTCAGATGCAGCGGCCATCAAAACTACTGCCCGCCGCGAAGGTGATTATTATATCGTCAATGGCTCTAAAACCTTTATTACCAATGGAGTATATGGCGACTTTCTGATAACGGTAGTCAAAACCAACCCCGCAGCCGGCAGCGCAGGGGTGAGCCTACTGGTGATTGACCGCCACGCCGAGGGGGTATCGGCCAATAAACTTAATAAGCTTGGCTGGCATGCATCGGACACAGCAGAGTTGTTTTTTGAAAATGTAAAAGTGCCGGTCGAAAACCTCATCGGAGAGGAGGGCAAGGGTTTTTATTATCTAATGGGTGGTCTTCAGTTGGAGCGCCTTGCAGGTGCGGTGGCAGCTACAGCAGCCTCAGATTTCGCCCTGAAATATGCCCTAGAATATATGGGACAGCGGGAGGCATTTGGCCGTACTATTAATAAGTTTCAGGCGCTACGCCACCGTGTGGCCGATATGGCTGCCGAGATTGAAAGCACCAAATACTTTGTATACCACGCCTGTCGGATGCACAGCGACGGGCATTATGCCGTCAAGGAGGCTTCGATGGCCAAATTGTTGGCTACCGAGCTATCGGACAAGACGATGTACAAGGCCTTACAGTTTTTTGGTGGTTATGGGTTTATTGAGGATTACAAAATTGCGCGAATGTTCCGTGATAGCCGTGTGGGCACTATTGGCGGGGGAAGTTCCGAAATTATGCGGGAGATTATCGCCAAGATGGTCATCGACGATGTCCAGTACGATAGCGCTATTGGCAAGCCTAAGGCCGACAAGCCTGTATATACGGCGGCGCAAATCATGGAAGGTCTGCCCAAACGTTTCAAATCTGAAAAGGCCGCACAGTATGAGGGCGTTTTTCATTTCGACCTCCAAGGCGAGGGCGGCGGGCAGTTTACGGTAGTGCTCAGCAAGGGTGATTGCCGGGTAGAAAGTGGTCTCCACGGCAGCCCCAACTGTGTGCTCCAAACCGAGGCCGGGGTGTATGTAGCCGTAGAAACCGGACAGATAAACGCGCAAGAGGCGTTTATGAGTGGCAAAATTAAGGCTTCCAACCCGATGGAAATGATGACTTTTGGAGGGCTGTTCAAAAAACTATAG
- a CDS encoding serine hydrolase domain-containing protein translates to MPRLPLLFVLLLCLSCWSCQTGASAERPPQYQIAENAPEHLGIILKHTLLHNTQGAHPEFKQMTRMLAQFTQQNQLAGLSVAVMKDGRLVYAQGFGYADSLAKLAMEPYHRLRVASVSKLITAVAVMKLVEQQQITLDTKVFGKDGILNDLKYQTAIADERIYDLEVVHLLEHTGGWRNRFRSDPMFKNLEVAQAMGVPPPADFETTICFMLGEKLVAAPGAFYDYSNFGYSLLGEIVAKVSGMSYDDFVQKAVLKPIGAAQTHAGKTRAEQLHPLETYYYEQVGAPKRLSVYGTGDSASRVYEGTYMEALLPAGGWVTTPADLLRLVAAIDPQNPRTKILSPASIERMVTPRDTTQRIYLGWKQCAPEQWVRTGSLASTSAVVCRLPNGISWAIITNTGPWRGPFFVYDLQGIMRRGLQTIRDFPADRDLFARPE, encoded by the coding sequence CTTGGGCATTATCCTCAAACATACCCTCTTACACAATACACAGGGCGCACATCCCGAATTCAAACAAATGACGCGGATGTTGGCGCAATTTACCCAACAAAATCAGCTCGCTGGTCTTTCGGTCGCCGTAATGAAAGACGGGCGCTTGGTTTATGCCCAAGGCTTTGGCTATGCTGATAGTCTCGCAAAGCTGGCGATGGAGCCATACCACCGCCTCAGGGTGGCCAGTGTATCCAAGCTCATCACAGCAGTAGCCGTGATGAAACTAGTAGAACAGCAGCAAATCACACTCGATACCAAGGTTTTTGGGAAAGACGGAATCCTAAATGACCTCAAATACCAAACAGCCATTGCCGATGAGCGTATCTATGACTTGGAGGTCGTACACCTGTTGGAGCACACTGGTGGCTGGCGCAACCGCTTTCGCTCCGACCCTATGTTCAAAAACCTCGAAGTAGCCCAGGCAATGGGAGTACCGCCTCCGGCAGATTTCGAGACGACTATATGCTTCATGTTGGGTGAGAAACTCGTTGCCGCTCCCGGTGCTTTTTATGATTACTCCAACTTTGGGTACTCGCTTTTGGGCGAAATAGTGGCCAAAGTCAGTGGAATGTCTTACGATGATTTTGTACAAAAAGCAGTGCTCAAACCTATTGGCGCTGCTCAAACACACGCCGGCAAAACACGCGCCGAGCAACTCCACCCGCTCGAAACCTACTATTACGAACAAGTAGGCGCTCCTAAGCGTCTATCGGTTTATGGCACCGGTGACTCGGCCTCTCGGGTGTATGAAGGAACCTACATGGAGGCGCTTCTGCCTGCTGGTGGGTGGGTAACTACACCGGCAGACCTGCTGCGCCTAGTAGCGGCCATAGACCCTCAAAACCCAAGAACCAAGATTCTTTCTCCAGCCTCTATTGAGCGGATGGTAACGCCACGCGATACTACCCAGCGGATTTATCTTGGCTGGAAACAATGTGCCCCCGAACAGTGGGTGCGCACCGGAAGTCTAGCCAGCACTTCTGCCGTCGTTTGTCGTCTGCCCAATGGTATCAGTTGGGCTATCATCACCAACACAGGCCCTTGGCGGGGGCCATTCTTTGTGTATGACTTGCAAGGCATCATGCGGAGGGGGCTTCAAACTATCAGGGATTTTCCTGCGGATAGAGACCTTTTTGCCCGCCCAGAATAA